The nucleotide sequence TTCTCGACGTGAACAACCTGCCCTGCAACAGCGGCCAATATATTTCCGGCGAGATAAGAACTCCCTGTGGTACGGCTGGTCCTGGCAATCCGCCGCCGAACATAAGCTCCCTCGCTCAGGATGGGATCAGCACCAATATCAATCGCTAGGGCGTAATATTGCGAGCGAACGACGGTTGCAGATAATTTGGGCGGATGACAGGTCAGGTATAATCGGTGGAGAAGTCCATGACCGGACCATCCATCACCTGAAAAAAGACGGTATTGGGCCCAACGATCCCAGCTGCACGCGATCTGTCAGATGCTGGGGAGCGGCAATGACGGCCACTTTCCCATTTGCCTCGGGGAGAATGGACGAAGGCGCATTTGCCGCCCGGCACAAGACGTGACCGGCGGCGCAATCCCAAAGATTGGTGCCGTGCTCGACATAGCCGGCGAGCCGGCCGGCCGCGACCATCGCAAGTGCCGCGGCACAGCTCCCCAAGCAGACGATATGAAAACCTTGCGCTTCAAGCGCCGCCTCGACTGCGAGCCGGTGGACGACTGGCCATGTCCGGTTGCGGCCTATGCCAAAGGCGATGGGCTGTGTCCCGACGGGCGAAACGGACCCTGACCCGTGCAAAGGGCCGTCCACTGAGGCCCAGAACAGGGCGTCGAGTGCAGGTAGCGCAATAGCGCCAAGGACCGGCTCACTGTCGCGGACATAGGCGATCGAAACCGCCCAGAACGGTATGCCGGACAGGAAATTCGCGGTGCCATCGACGGGATCGATCAACCAATGGTCCCCTTGGGCATCGCCAGGTTGCTCCTCGCCGACAATGGCGTCGGTGGGGAACTGTGCATGAATGAGCCGGCGGGCGAGGCTTTCGGCCTCGCGGTCGACGGCGCTGACGTAGTCTGCCTCGCCCTTGGTCTCGATGGCGATTTGCGCAAGACTGCGAAAGCGCAGTAGCGCGAAAGCCCCAACCTTGGCAGTGACGTCCCGAAGCAAGCCCAGCCGCGTTTCGAGATCGTAGTTCAATTTGCTGCCTTACCTCTCGCTGCTGCGATCATCTCTTCAAGCCGCACAGCGATCGTGTGTGCCTGTTGATAGTAGGAAGCCTCCGCCAGGACGTAACGATCCATTGGGGTCTCGAAGTTGAGCGGCGTAGCGTAATTGGTCGCCGCGATGGCTTTCGTGATAGCGTTCCAGTCCAGCCGGCCGTCAAAAGGCAGCAGATGGTCGTCCATCGCGCCGAAATTGTCGTGAATGTGCGTCGCCAGCAGCCGGTCGCCATAAAGCTCCAGCACGGACACCTTGCCTGGTTCGATCAGTTCCCAATGACCGCTGTCGTAGCAGAGACCCATGAAGTTGGATTTGTAGCGGTCAAACAGCCGGGCATAGAGTTTGAGATAGTTCTGAGCACTTGCCTTGACCAGCGTTTCGACGGCGATCTGCACTTTGCGTTCGAGGCAATAGGCTTCGACGTCGTCGAGCGAGCGGTACAGCGGCTCAAAGAACGACTGCTCGGCTCCGGTGTTGCGGAACGTGTCGTCGGTGATGTCGACGTGGAGCACGACGTTCGGGGCGCCCAAGGCGGCGGCCAGGTCAACGCGGTTCTTCAAGAGCTCGACGCCGCTCTGACGCTGCCATTCGTGCGGGGAGAGGATGTTCTTGCGCGTCTCAATGGCAAACGGCGCCGGCCCAGCATGAGCTAGCTCGCTTATGGGGTTGACGCCGTTGCTGGCGTGAACGGAATGAGTTTTCAGGCCGGCCTCGGCGATGATGCACCGGGTGAACTCAATTTCGGCGTCCGCAAGCAAGTAGGAGCTGCCGGAATCAGGGTTCCAGTTGATATGCGTGAAGCCGGCTTCCCGGATCAGCTCGAGCGACTGGCGGACGCCCTCGTCGTACCAGCGTTCATGCTTGGGCCAGTGCCAGACGGTGATGCAAGTATCCATTTGCGTGTCCATTCAGAGGTTGCTTGATTCCGGGGTGCGGCCGAGGCTGAGGCGCTCGGCGATGAGGATGACGGCCAGCGAGAAGGCCATGATCAGCGTCACGTAGGCGAGGCTGATGGCGGCCTGGTCGGGATCGGCCGAAACCGCGCCGTCGACGATGGCGATCGGCAGCGGCCTGTTGTTGACGTTGTAAAGGAAGGCCGAGAGCGGATACTCGGCCATCAGATTGTTGAACTTCATGCCGGCGACAAGGATGGCGGTCGGCGCCACGAGCGGCAGAACAACCCGGCGGAAACGATAGGAGCCGGAGGCACCCATTGCGCGGGCCGCTTCTTCAAAGGCCGGATCGATCCCGATGAACGCCGAGCGCATGAAACGGACCATGAGCGGCAGGCTGAAGATCACGTAGCCGATCGGCAGAAGCCAATAGCTGCCGAGTAGCACCACATTGCCGACGAGCGGATTGGGCGCGTCGAAAGCGGCGATCAATCCAACTGCAAGCAGGATGGTGGGGATGATCCAGGGCAGAAAGAAGCTGATGTCCAAGGCTCGCGTCAACCAGCTGCGCTGGCGCACCATGACCGGCACGGCAAAGAGAGTGATGGCGAGAGCCACAGCGACCGCGACCGAGCCCATGAGCATCGAATTGAAGAACGGAACGAAAGCCGTGCCGCCGCCGAGCACCCGGGCGTAGTTGGCCAAGGTGAATGTGGAAGGCAATATCTCGATGCCGATGCTCGAAGCGGGAGCGAAGGAGAACAGCACGATGAGCGCGACCGGCACCAGGTAGACCGCTGCCAGCAAATAGGCCAGCGCGTGCATCACAATCC is from Rhizobium gallicum bv. gallicum R602sp and encodes:
- a CDS encoding sugar phosphate isomerase/epimerase family protein → MDTQMDTCITVWHWPKHERWYDEGVRQSLELIREAGFTHINWNPDSGSSYLLADAEIEFTRCIIAEAGLKTHSVHASNGVNPISELAHAGPAPFAIETRKNILSPHEWQRQSGVELLKNRVDLAAALGAPNVVLHVDITDDTFRNTGAEQSFFEPLYRSLDDVEAYCLERKVQIAVETLVKASAQNYLKLYARLFDRYKSNFMGLCYDSGHWELIEPGKVSVLELYGDRLLATHIHDNFGAMDDHLLPFDGRLDWNAITKAIAATNYATPLNFETPMDRYVLAEASYYQQAHTIAVRLEEMIAAARGKAAN
- a CDS encoding inositol monophosphatase family protein, translated to MNYDLETRLGLLRDVTAKVGAFALLRFRSLAQIAIETKGEADYVSAVDREAESLARRLIHAQFPTDAIVGEEQPGDAQGDHWLIDPVDGTANFLSGIPFWAVSIAYVRDSEPVLGAIALPALDALFWASVDGPLHGSGSVSPVGTQPIAFGIGRNRTWPVVHRLAVEAALEAQGFHIVCLGSCAAALAMVAAGRLAGYVEHGTNLWDCAAGHVLCRAANAPSSILPEANGKVAVIAAPQHLTDRVQLGSLGPIPSFFR